The Pantoea sp. At-9b genome includes a window with the following:
- a CDS encoding FAD-binding oxidoreductase has product MSPQITPVTTSAAFPSATTVVIIGGGIVGLTAALTLAERNIPVVVLEKGRIAGEQSSRNLGWIRKTSRAADDIPLAQAADRLWAGMAARVGSDVGYRQAGIMFIARNAAQMALHESWFKAVAPLALDTRLLSKAEIAERVPGGQGNWAGGIFTASDGRAEPTLAASAIARAAIARGAIIVEQCAVRTLETSDGKVSGVITERGEIRCDQVLLAAGAWSRRFLGNLGIALPTLPLICSVMRTKPLEGPTNIAVGAPDFSFRKHQDGGFVITQRGALDAPLTLDHLLLGTRYLPQLRHARDNLRISLGRYFVKDLALARRWRGDRRSPFERIRTLDPAANPALNEEAMRNLRAAWPVFEKAELAQAWAGVIDVTPDSNPVIGPVAALPGLTLATGFSGHGFGTSPAAGQLAADLVSGHAPLIDPKPYRFERF; this is encoded by the coding sequence ATGTCACCGCAAATTACCCCCGTTACCACCTCTGCCGCTTTTCCTTCCGCCACCACGGTGGTGATTATTGGTGGTGGCATTGTTGGTTTAACCGCCGCTTTAACGCTGGCGGAGCGCAACATTCCGGTGGTGGTGTTGGAGAAAGGCCGCATCGCGGGCGAGCAGTCATCACGTAATCTGGGCTGGATTCGTAAAACCAGCCGTGCCGCCGATGATATTCCGCTGGCGCAGGCTGCCGATCGCCTGTGGGCGGGGATGGCGGCACGTGTTGGCAGTGATGTAGGCTATCGTCAGGCGGGGATTATGTTTATCGCCCGCAACGCAGCCCAGATGGCGCTGCATGAAAGCTGGTTTAAGGCAGTAGCGCCATTGGCGCTGGATACCCGGTTGCTGAGCAAAGCAGAGATTGCCGAGCGGGTGCCGGGAGGGCAGGGCAACTGGGCGGGGGGGATTTTCACCGCCTCTGATGGGCGGGCAGAACCGACGCTGGCTGCCAGCGCGATTGCCAGAGCGGCCATCGCCCGCGGGGCGATCATTGTTGAGCAGTGCGCGGTACGCACGCTGGAAACCAGCGATGGCAAGGTCAGTGGGGTGATTACCGAGCGCGGCGAAATTCGCTGCGACCAGGTGTTGCTGGCGGCGGGAGCCTGGTCGCGGCGCTTCCTTGGCAATCTCGGGATTGCGCTGCCGACGTTGCCGCTGATCTGTTCGGTGATGCGAACAAAACCGCTGGAAGGGCCAACCAATATCGCCGTGGGTGCACCGGATTTCTCGTTCCGCAAACATCAGGATGGTGGATTTGTTATTACCCAGCGAGGCGCGCTGGATGCGCCGCTGACGCTGGACCATCTGCTGCTGGGGACACGCTATTTACCCCAGTTGCGCCATGCGCGGGACAATCTGCGTATCTCGCTTGGCCGCTATTTCGTCAAAGATCTGGCGCTGGCTCGCCGCTGGCGAGGCGATCGTCGCTCGCCGTTCGAACGTATTCGTACCCTCGATCCTGCGGCGAACCCGGCGCTCAATGAGGAGGCGATGCGTAACCTGCGCGCGGCCTGGCCAGTATTTGAGAAAGCCGAGTTGGCACAGGCCTGGGCTGGGGTGATTGATGTCACACCCGATTCGAACCCGGTCATCGGCCCGGTGGCGGCGTTGCCGGGTTTGACGCTGGCGACCGGGTTTTCCGGTCACGGCTTCGGCACTTCTCCGGCGGCCGGGCAACTGGCGGCTGATCTGGTTTCCGGCCATGCGCCGCTGATCGATCCGAAACCGTATCGGTTTGAACGATTTTGA
- a CDS encoding RidA family protein — protein MTQIIKVKTGSKFEEMGSYSRIVAVDNWIYVSNTAGRHPVSKEIPADVTEQTLQVFANIEAALAAIDASLQDVVFSRVFIQEPDDVPTVMAIIGEKFRGINPATTVTCPPLGSTVYKVELEVTAYRGAGQADVQEITVAL, from the coding sequence ATGACACAGATTATTAAGGTAAAAACCGGTTCGAAATTTGAAGAGATGGGCAGCTATTCGCGCATCGTTGCGGTGGATAACTGGATTTATGTCTCCAACACCGCAGGCCGTCACCCAGTCAGCAAGGAGATACCGGCCGATGTCACGGAGCAGACTTTGCAGGTGTTCGCCAATATCGAAGCGGCGCTGGCGGCGATTGATGCCTCGCTACAGGATGTGGTGTTCTCGCGGGTGTTTATTCAGGAACCAGACGATGTGCCGACGGTGATGGCCATCATTGGTGAGAAATTCCGTGGCATCAACCCGGCCACCACCGTGACCTGCCCACCGCTCGGTTCCACCGTTTACAAAGTGGAGCTGGAGGTCACGGCGTATCGTGGGGCCGGTCAGGCCGACGTCCAGGAAATCACCGTGGCGCTGTAA